A genomic window from Gemmatimonadaceae bacterium includes:
- a CDS encoding lipase maturation factor family protein, which produces MTNRADAGAGYLRPRWIFLRALGAIFFSAFYSLAFQIHGLIGERGILPAGQYLTDVAAAAGAARFWYVPSLFWLGAGDRALTIVVALGLVSSIAIVLNIWPRLSLVVATLLFLSCVTTLQDFSSYQSDGMLLEAGAIAVCFAPRGLRPGLGGGDPPSRISLFMLRWEWFRIYFESGLVKLMSGDVHWRNFTAMDDYYQNGPLPAWPGWYVQHFPHWYHAFTVGVTLGIELFVVWAVFLPRRLRLWCAFGTTLLQIGIIATANYAFLNYLVLMLGVLLVDDRVLQRVALRGRKGAYVIPSERQRVEGPPYAEESSSAGTGVPRLARFARSLGMTGGGKGSLGMTRGAVAETFFLAWIFYATLWAFLAPGSRSFFAAPERALEPFRIANAYGLFATMTVARYEIEFQGTSDGGRTWTVYPFRYKPQDVMERPGVYAPYQPRFEWNLWFASLGPWQGSPWVVAAQERLVEGSPSVLRLFRRDPFGGHPPAAVRTVLWQYWFTDWATKRRTGAWWRRQELGVFSGIVQRDSTGKIEFIGAR; this is translated from the coding sequence GTGACCAATCGCGCCGATGCGGGTGCCGGATATCTCCGGCCGCGCTGGATTTTTCTGCGTGCGCTTGGCGCGATCTTCTTTTCCGCGTTCTACTCGCTGGCGTTTCAGATTCATGGACTGATCGGCGAGCGGGGCATTCTGCCCGCGGGTCAGTATTTGACCGACGTCGCCGCGGCCGCCGGCGCCGCGCGCTTCTGGTACGTGCCGAGCCTCTTCTGGCTCGGCGCCGGCGACCGTGCGCTGACGATCGTCGTCGCACTCGGGCTCGTGAGCTCGATCGCGATCGTGCTCAATATCTGGCCGCGCCTGAGTCTCGTCGTGGCGACGCTCCTGTTTCTGTCGTGTGTCACGACGCTGCAGGATTTCTCGTCGTATCAATCGGACGGGATGCTGCTGGAGGCCGGCGCGATCGCCGTGTGCTTCGCGCCGCGCGGTCTTCGCCCCGGACTTGGGGGCGGTGATCCGCCGTCGCGGATCAGCCTCTTCATGCTCCGCTGGGAGTGGTTTCGGATCTACTTCGAGTCAGGGCTCGTGAAGTTGATGAGCGGCGACGTGCACTGGCGCAACTTCACCGCGATGGACGACTACTACCAGAATGGTCCGCTGCCGGCGTGGCCGGGCTGGTACGTCCAGCATTTCCCGCACTGGTATCACGCGTTCACGGTCGGCGTGACGCTCGGCATCGAGCTGTTCGTGGTGTGGGCGGTGTTCTTGCCGAGGCGGTTGCGGCTGTGGTGCGCGTTCGGGACGACGTTGTTGCAGATCGGGATCATCGCGACGGCGAATTATGCGTTTTTGAATTATCTGGTGCTCATGCTCGGGGTGTTGTTGGTGGATGACAGGGTGCTGCAACGTGTCGCCCTGAGAGGGCGTAAGGGAGCGTATGTCATCCCGAGCGAGCGTCAGCGAGTCGAGGGACCCCCGTACGCCGAGGAGAGCTCCTCCGCCGGGACGGGGGTCCCTCGACTCGCTCGCTTCGCTCGCTCGCTCGGGATGACAGGAGGGGGGAAAGGCTCGCTCGGGATGACGCGAGGGGCGGTCGCCGAGACTTTCTTTCTCGCCTGGATCTTCTACGCCACGCTCTGGGCCTTCCTCGCGCCGGGCTCGCGCAGCTTCTTCGCCGCGCCCGAGCGCGCGCTCGAGCCGTTCCGCATCGCGAACGCGTATGGCCTCTTCGCCACGATGACCGTCGCGCGCTACGAGATCGAATTTCAGGGCACGAGCGACGGCGGAAGGACATGGACTGTCTATCCCTTCCGCTACAAGCCGCAGGATGTCATGGAGCGGCCGGGCGTCTACGCGCCCTATCAGCCGCGCTTCGAGTGGAATTTGTGGTTCGCGTCGCTCGGGCCGTGGCAGGGGTCGCCGTGGGTGGTCGCGGCGCAGGAGCGGTTGGTCGAAGGCAGCCCGTCGGTGCTGCGGCTGTTTCGCCGAGATCCGTTCGGAGGGCATCCTCCCGCGGCGGTGCGCACTGTGCTGTGGCAGTACTGGTTCACCGACTGGGCAACCAAGCGGAGAACCGGAGCGTGGTGGCGGCGGCAGGAGTTGGGCGTCTTCTCGGGCATCGTTCAGCGGGATAGCACCGGAAAGATCGAGTTCATTGGCGCGAGGTAG
- a CDS encoding YbjQ family protein encodes MPLRELPDFVTTTANDIAGYDIVQTFGVVRGIVVRSRSIFGTIGASLQTLGGGNITLLTELCERTRADAFEAMVEHARALGANALIAVRYDATEVMKGVSEVLCYGTAVRVAPKMRTPDV; translated from the coding sequence ATGCCTCTGCGCGAGCTTCCTGACTTCGTTACGACGACCGCGAACGACATCGCGGGCTACGACATCGTGCAAACGTTCGGCGTCGTCCGCGGGATCGTCGTCCGCTCCCGTTCCATTTTCGGCACCATCGGCGCCTCGCTACAGACTTTGGGCGGCGGCAACATCACCTTGCTCACCGAGCTGTGCGAGCGAACGCGCGCCGACGCCTTCGAGGCCATGGTGGAGCACGCGAGGGCGCTCGGGGCGAACGCGCTCATCGCGGTGCGCTATGACGCGACCGAAGTGATGAAGGGCGTGAGCGAAGTGCTGTGCTACGGCACCGCGGTTCGCGTGGCGCCGAAGATGCGGACCCCGGACGTGTGA
- a CDS encoding phosphatase domain-containing protein: MTPGWRDRLGDLAGEVFNEAERLGLRILAGSGPQPYEIQAYRGFGTHQRMLVQGRVLESRDIGPSRDSDSAIGNLINTYKRIGSAGVPRARVRVTFDDVVREVVADDEGFFREWMEVVRPVSAEDWQRARLRLLAPLRANQPDVLAAADIRVPRETASFGVISDLDDTVIQSGVSNVLSAARALALGNARTRLPFEGVASFYRALERGGDGQRRNPIFYVSSSPWNLYDVIAEFLELKEIPAGPILLRDWDVSMNALHGEELRRYKEPLIREILTLYPSLPFILIGDTSQHDPEIYRAITHEFRGRILAIYIRDVSANAERSAAVRALADEVRAAGSSLVLAEDTSGVARHARESGWIA, translated from the coding sequence GTGACGCCCGGCTGGCGGGACCGGCTGGGCGATCTCGCCGGCGAGGTATTCAACGAGGCCGAACGTTTGGGCCTTCGCATCCTCGCCGGCTCCGGTCCGCAGCCGTATGAGATTCAGGCGTACCGCGGGTTCGGCACGCACCAACGCATGCTGGTCCAGGGTCGCGTGCTGGAATCGCGCGACATCGGTCCGTCGCGCGACAGCGACAGCGCGATCGGCAATCTGATCAACACCTATAAGCGAATCGGCAGCGCGGGCGTCCCGCGTGCGCGCGTGCGAGTCACGTTCGACGACGTCGTGCGCGAAGTGGTCGCCGACGACGAAGGATTCTTTCGCGAATGGATGGAGGTCGTTCGACCGGTCTCGGCTGAGGACTGGCAGCGCGCGCGACTGCGCTTGCTGGCGCCGCTACGCGCGAATCAACCGGACGTGCTCGCGGCCGCCGACATTCGCGTTCCGCGGGAGACGGCGTCGTTCGGCGTGATCAGCGATCTCGACGACACCGTGATTCAATCCGGCGTATCGAATGTGTTGTCGGCGGCGCGCGCGCTCGCGTTGGGAAATGCGCGCACGCGATTGCCATTCGAGGGTGTGGCGTCGTTCTATCGGGCACTCGAGCGCGGCGGCGACGGCCAGCGTCGCAACCCGATCTTCTATGTCTCGTCGAGCCCGTGGAACTTGTACGACGTCATCGCCGAATTCCTGGAGCTCAAGGAAATTCCGGCGGGCCCAATTCTGCTTCGCGATTGGGACGTGAGCATGAACGCCCTACATGGCGAAGAGCTGCGGCGCTACAAGGAGCCGTTGATTCGAGAGATCCTGACGCTCTATCCGTCGCTGCCGTTCATTCTGATCGGCGACACCAGTCAGCATGATCCGGAGATCTACCGCGCGATCACGCATGAATTTCGCGGGCGCATTCTCGCGATCTACATTCGCGACGTCAGCGCGAATGCGGAGCGTTCGGCGGCGGTGCGTGCACTCGCGGACGAAGTGCGCGCGGCGGGTTCGTCATTGGTGCTGGCCGAGGATACGAGTGGCGTCGCGCGGCATGCGCGGGAGAGCGGATGGATCGCGTGA
- a CDS encoding ABC transporter permease has protein sequence MRHLKLAFRTLFKTPFVTVVAILSLALGIGANAAIYSMFNQILQRPLPVPHPERLVNLGNPGPQYGSNSCNQAGGCDEIFSYPMFRDLEKAKTAFSGLAAHRLMSANVAMPGQTPLNGELMLVSGSYFDVLGIKPTIGRLIAPEDDATIGANYVAVLNYAYWENQLGSNPNVLGQKMTVNGQQFTIVGVGPRGFNGTTMGARPYLYIPISMRTAIDGGFHGFENRRNYWVYLFARLKPGASIEQATNAGNTVYKPIIDDVEAPLQKGMSAATLSRFRAKTLKLTDGRKGQSSIIKESKTPLLLLFSITGIVLLIACANIANLLLARAANRSMEMAVRLSLGALRRQLITQLLTESVLLAVMGGLVGIGVAVWTLRGMTAMLPPEVTSTMPFTLSGAAIAFTAVVSLITGILFGLVPALQSTRPDLVTELRNNSGKLSGGRGAARFRTSLVTAQIALSMALLIAAGLFIKSLRNVSRVDLGITVDNMVTFGISPGLSGYDSTRGTALYARIEDVMQSLPGVSGVTTAMVPILAGNNWGNGVSVEGFKKDPDTDDNSRFNAVGQNYFKVLGVPLLSGRDFTASDGTGQQVAIVNEAFAKKFNLGRNAVGKHMSVGNDSLNIEIIGLAKDSKYSEVKDQIPPVYVLPYRQVGRVPNMTFYLRSALPTDQIVRAIRSSMHSIDPNLPIEELKTMPQQVRDNVFLDRMISTMSVAFAVLATILAAIGLYGVLAYSVVQRTREIGVRMALGADGSRVRSMVLRQVGVMTLIGGIIGLAGAIALGKSAQSLLYQLKGTDPLVFGMAALSLLIVAFAAGYVPALRASRIDPIQALRYE, from the coding sequence ATGCGCCATCTGAAGCTCGCTTTTCGGACGCTCTTCAAGACGCCCTTCGTCACCGTCGTCGCCATTCTGTCGCTGGCGCTCGGCATCGGTGCGAATGCGGCGATCTACTCGATGTTCAATCAGATTCTTCAACGGCCGCTTCCGGTTCCGCATCCGGAGCGGCTGGTGAATCTGGGGAACCCCGGACCGCAGTACGGCTCGAACTCGTGCAATCAGGCGGGCGGCTGCGACGAGATCTTCAGCTATCCGATGTTCCGCGATCTCGAGAAGGCAAAGACCGCGTTCTCCGGCCTCGCGGCGCATCGCTTGATGAGCGCCAACGTCGCGATGCCCGGACAGACGCCGCTCAACGGCGAGTTGATGCTCGTCTCCGGATCGTACTTCGACGTCCTCGGCATCAAGCCGACGATCGGCCGGCTCATCGCGCCCGAGGATGATGCGACCATCGGCGCGAACTACGTCGCCGTGCTGAACTATGCCTACTGGGAAAACCAGCTCGGCTCGAATCCCAACGTGCTCGGGCAGAAGATGACGGTGAACGGACAGCAGTTCACGATCGTCGGCGTCGGCCCGCGCGGCTTCAACGGAACGACGATGGGTGCGCGTCCGTACCTGTACATCCCGATCAGCATGCGCACCGCGATCGACGGCGGCTTCCATGGTTTTGAGAACCGCCGCAACTACTGGGTGTATCTGTTCGCGCGACTCAAACCCGGCGCGTCGATCGAACAGGCGACGAACGCGGGCAATACCGTCTACAAGCCGATCATCGACGACGTCGAGGCGCCGTTGCAAAAAGGAATGAGCGCCGCCACGTTGTCGCGATTTCGCGCGAAGACGTTGAAGCTGACGGACGGCCGCAAGGGGCAGAGCTCGATCATCAAGGAATCGAAGACGCCGCTGCTGCTGCTCTTCTCGATCACCGGCATCGTACTGCTCATCGCGTGCGCGAACATCGCCAATTTGCTGCTGGCGCGCGCGGCAAACCGCTCGATGGAGATGGCGGTCCGCCTCTCGCTCGGCGCGCTTCGGCGACAGCTGATCACGCAGCTGCTCACCGAGTCGGTGCTCCTCGCCGTGATGGGCGGCCTCGTGGGAATTGGCGTCGCGGTCTGGACGCTGCGCGGCATGACCGCGATGCTGCCGCCCGAGGTGACGTCGACGATGCCGTTCACGTTGAGCGGTGCCGCAATCGCGTTCACGGCGGTCGTCTCGCTCATCACGGGCATTCTGTTCGGGCTCGTTCCGGCACTGCAAAGCACGCGGCCCGATCTCGTCACCGAATTGCGAAACAACTCCGGCAAGTTGTCGGGCGGCCGCGGCGCCGCGCGCTTTCGTACGTCGCTCGTCACGGCGCAGATCGCGCTCTCCATGGCGCTGCTCATCGCCGCGGGGCTATTCATCAAGAGCTTGCGCAACGTGAGCCGTGTGGATTTGGGGATCACGGTGGACAACATGGTGACGTTTGGCATTTCGCCCGGACTCAGCGGATACGACAGCACGCGCGGCACGGCATTGTATGCGCGCATCGAAGACGTCATGCAGTCGCTGCCGGGCGTCTCGGGCGTGACGACGGCGATGGTTCCAATTCTTGCCGGCAACAACTGGGGCAACGGAGTGTCCGTCGAGGGATTCAAGAAGGATCCCGACACGGACGACAACTCGCGATTCAATGCGGTCGGCCAGAACTACTTCAAAGTCCTGGGCGTGCCGCTGCTCTCGGGTCGCGACTTCACGGCGAGCGACGGCACCGGCCAGCAAGTCGCGATCGTCAACGAGGCGTTCGCCAAGAAGTTCAACCTCGGCCGCAACGCGGTCGGCAAGCACATGTCCGTCGGCAACGACTCGCTCAATATCGAGATCATCGGGCTCGCGAAGGATTCAAAGTACTCGGAGGTCAAGGATCAGATTCCCCCCGTCTACGTGCTTCCGTATCGTCAGGTGGGCCGTGTCCCGAACATGACGTTCTATCTGCGCAGCGCGCTGCCGACGGATCAAATCGTGCGGGCGATTCGCTCGTCCATGCACAGCATCGATCCCAACCTGCCGATCGAGGAGCTCAAGACGATGCCGCAGCAAGTGCGCGACAACGTCTTCCTCGATCGGATGATCAGCACGATGTCGGTGGCGTTCGCCGTGCTGGCGACGATCCTCGCGGCGATCGGTCTCTACGGCGTGCTCGCGTACTCGGTCGTGCAGCGCACCCGCGAGATCGGCGTTCGCATGGCGCTCGGCGCCGACGGCTCGCGCGTGCGCTCGATGGTGCTTCGGCAAGTCGGCGTGATGACGCTGATCGGCGGCATCATCGGACTCGCGGGCGCGATCGCGCTTGGCAAGAGCGCGCAGTCGCTGCTCTATCAATTGAAGGGCACCGACCCGCTTGTATTCGGAATGGCGGCGTTGTCGCTGCTCATCGTCGCGTTCGCGGCGGGGTACGTGCCGGCCTTGCGGGCGTCGCGCATCGATCCGATCCAGGCGTTGCGTTACGAGTGA
- a CDS encoding protein kinase, whose amino-acid sequence MSEGQNTAELRGLDQRYEVLGELRGTDAVRTYIGRMKDPAAEVAIMVVRAPGQNNELSHLASDARMLVNMSHPGMIRVIDGCWLGTTAFAVVTDRVNGDSLGERLERGEQFSSPRIAAILEDVKAVLDWARDKGVVHRGVTPDTLIFEQGSDRVRVSLGPTPIAMSGVPDGAGDARTIAMLAWAMYAGKPYGESDSVEPLASLAPNLATRVTDAVTKMLAAKDHAAAPDVATFIATIAAADVLKQAEVEIAAMKEEYDEQHARELQKCEVQRQETEQHAAEQASILAGEREEFDRIMSDERAAIEAERTAMASERAEFDRLMKERKDKLAAVRAELDQQRADLERRLSELEAYRLEVERVRKEALAAGAAVAATAVPAPPPHLKKPPKTDWEKFEAIDQDESDLVAVGGEGGRPRWMIPAGIATMLIILVAGIFSLTHRTNSAPAIRLGNSTVVPTAPGIPPAPAVTPRGGFLTQTAGGALAPNKFSATPFTRPDSSNPAAAAAPIDSTSAHTDSTHRANATASNPAADSAAAARRAAARREAARERAAAERDFTNPTPRPIPDPPADSVAKPVLPPPAPVTPRRDTATAPRDTARARPDTGRTRPDTTRVRPDTTRK is encoded by the coding sequence ATGAGCGAAGGGCAGAACACGGCCGAATTGCGCGGGCTGGATCAACGCTACGAGGTGCTTGGCGAGCTCCGCGGCACCGACGCCGTTCGTACATATATCGGCAGGATGAAAGACCCCGCGGCCGAGGTCGCCATCATGGTGGTCCGCGCGCCGGGGCAGAACAACGAGCTGTCACACCTCGCGTCCGACGCACGCATGCTCGTGAACATGTCGCACCCCGGCATGATTCGCGTGATCGACGGCTGCTGGCTCGGCACCACCGCGTTCGCCGTCGTCACCGATCGGGTGAACGGCGACTCGCTCGGTGAACGGCTCGAGCGCGGCGAGCAATTCAGCAGCCCGCGCATCGCCGCCATTCTCGAGGACGTGAAGGCCGTGCTCGACTGGGCCCGCGACAAAGGCGTAGTGCATCGCGGCGTCACGCCCGACACATTGATCTTCGAGCAGGGCAGCGATCGTGTCCGTGTGTCACTGGGGCCGACGCCGATTGCCATGAGTGGAGTGCCCGACGGCGCGGGCGACGCGCGCACGATCGCCATGCTGGCCTGGGCCATGTACGCCGGCAAGCCGTACGGCGAAAGCGACTCGGTCGAGCCGCTCGCCTCGCTCGCGCCGAACCTCGCGACGCGCGTGACCGACGCCGTGACCAAGATGCTCGCGGCCAAGGACCACGCGGCTGCCCCCGACGTCGCGACCTTCATCGCGACGATCGCCGCCGCCGACGTGCTCAAGCAAGCCGAAGTCGAGATCGCCGCGATGAAGGAAGAGTACGACGAACAGCACGCGCGCGAGCTCCAGAAGTGCGAGGTGCAGCGTCAGGAGACCGAGCAGCACGCGGCCGAGCAGGCATCGATTCTCGCGGGAGAACGCGAGGAATTCGATCGCATCATGTCGGACGAGCGCGCCGCCATCGAGGCCGAGCGCACCGCGATGGCATCTGAGCGCGCCGAGTTCGATCGCTTGATGAAGGAGCGCAAGGACAAGCTCGCGGCGGTGCGCGCCGAGCTCGATCAACAGCGTGCCGATCTCGAGCGCCGCTTGTCGGAGCTCGAAGCGTATCGTCTCGAAGTCGAGCGCGTCCGCAAGGAAGCGTTGGCCGCGGGCGCGGCTGTCGCCGCCACGGCGGTACCCGCGCCGCCGCCGCATCTCAAGAAGCCACCCAAGACGGATTGGGAGAAGTTCGAGGCGATCGACCAGGACGAATCGGATCTCGTGGCGGTGGGCGGCGAAGGCGGACGCCCGCGCTGGATGATTCCTGCGGGCATCGCGACAATGCTCATCATTCTCGTCGCCGGCATATTCAGCTTGACGCATCGCACGAATTCGGCGCCGGCGATCAGACTCGGCAACTCGACGGTCGTGCCGACGGCGCCCGGAATTCCGCCGGCACCCGCGGTGACTCCACGCGGTGGATTCCTCACTCAAACCGCCGGCGGCGCGCTCGCACCGAACAAGTTCAGCGCGACGCCGTTCACGCGTCCCGATTCATCGAATCCGGCCGCCGCCGCGGCTCCGATCGACAGCACGTCCGCGCACACGGACAGCACGCATCGCGCGAATGCAACGGCGTCGAATCCGGCTGCTGATTCCGCTGCCGCGGCACGCCGGGCGGCCGCACGGCGCGAAGCCGCTCGCGAACGCGCGGCGGCCGAGCGCGACTTCACGAATCCGACGCCGCGTCCGATTCCTGATCCACCGGCGGACAGCGTGGCGAAGCCAGTACTGCCCCCGCCGGCGCCAGTGACACCGCGCCGCGACACGGCGACCGCCCCGCGTGATACGGCGCGCGCACGTCCGGACACGGGACGTACGCGCCCCGATACGACGCGCGTGCGGCCCGACACGACGAGGAAGTAG
- a CDS encoding glutathione S-transferase family protein, with product MTASAQFPAEMSTDGAFVRQKYSIRGRITADGSSGFPAVPGRYHLYVSLACPWAHRAIIVRKLLGLEDVISMSVVDPIRDERGWAFREGDGHTHDPVCDFQFLSEAYLATDPSYTGRYTVPCLWDRETRRLVTNNYPDITIDFEKQFKKYDEPGAPDLYPEPLRAEIDQLNAHVYRDVNNGVYMAGFATTQRVYERAVDMLFARLDALEAHLDERTYLVGEQLTEADIRLFTTLVRFDAVYVGHFKCNIRRLIDYPNLWDYARFLYQQPGFRETVNFDHIKRHYYMTHDQINPNRIVPKGPVVDWSASTRRGAQPTR from the coding sequence ATGACCGCTTCAGCACAGTTCCCGGCGGAGATGTCCACCGACGGCGCATTCGTGCGACAGAAATATTCGATTCGCGGCCGCATCACCGCCGACGGATCCTCGGGATTTCCCGCCGTGCCCGGGCGCTATCATCTCTACGTGTCCCTCGCGTGTCCGTGGGCGCACCGCGCCATCATCGTGCGCAAGCTGCTCGGGCTCGAGGACGTCATCTCGATGTCCGTCGTCGATCCCATTCGCGACGAACGTGGCTGGGCCTTTCGCGAGGGCGACGGTCATACGCACGACCCGGTCTGCGACTTTCAATTTCTCTCCGAGGCATACCTCGCGACCGATCCGTCGTACACCGGACGCTACACCGTGCCGTGTCTCTGGGATCGGGAGACGCGTCGCCTGGTCACCAACAACTATCCTGACATCACGATCGACTTCGAGAAGCAATTCAAGAAGTATGATGAGCCGGGAGCTCCCGATCTCTATCCCGAACCGCTGCGTGCCGAAATCGACCAGCTGAACGCGCACGTGTATCGCGACGTCAACAACGGCGTGTACATGGCGGGCTTTGCGACGACGCAACGTGTCTACGAGCGCGCCGTGGATATGCTCTTCGCTCGGCTCGATGCGCTCGAGGCGCATCTCGACGAGCGCACCTATCTCGTCGGCGAGCAGCTCACCGAAGCGGACATTCGCCTCTTCACGACGCTCGTCCGCTTCGACGCGGTGTACGTCGGCCACTTCAAGTGCAACATCCGGCGCTTGATCGACTATCCAAATCTCTGGGACTACGCGCGCTTTCTCTATCAGCAGCCGGGATTCCGTGAGACCGTCAACTTCGATCACATCAAGCGGCACTACTACATGACGCACGATCAGATCAATCCGAATCGCATCGTGCCGAAAGGGCCGGTCGTCGATTGGAGCGCATCGACGCGGCGCGGTGCGCAGCCGACTCGGTGA
- a CDS encoding GNAT family N-acetyltransferase, whose product MITVRAARDDELPVVADLIRRAYAEYGTIMSPTSWAGLSAAIETALASSEPAERIVAEDDGRIVGAAMLYPPAANAYGDAARRVRWPEVRLVSVDPAMRGRGIARALMAECVRRARAAGATEIGLHTSHSMQAAIRMYRAMGFERAPESDFQPPGAERVEGYRLALGD is encoded by the coding sequence GTGATCACCGTTCGTGCCGCTCGCGACGACGAGCTGCCCGTCGTCGCCGATCTCATTCGGCGCGCCTATGCGGAGTACGGCACGATCATGAGCCCGACGTCATGGGCCGGACTGTCCGCGGCGATCGAGACCGCGCTCGCATCGAGCGAGCCCGCCGAACGCATCGTCGCGGAGGACGACGGGCGCATCGTCGGCGCCGCGATGCTCTATCCGCCGGCCGCGAATGCCTATGGCGACGCCGCGCGCCGCGTGCGTTGGCCGGAAGTGCGGCTCGTCTCCGTCGATCCCGCCATGCGCGGACGCGGCATCGCGCGCGCGCTCATGGCCGAATGCGTACGCCGCGCGCGCGCGGCCGGCGCTACCGAGATCGGTCTGCACACGTCCCACAGCATGCAGGCCGCCATCCGCATGTATCGCGCAATGGGCTTCGAGCGCGCACCGGAATCCGACTTCCAACCCCCCGGCGCCGAGCGCGTGGAAGGGTATCGGCTCGCACTCGGCGATTAA